DNA from Acidimicrobiales bacterium:
GCCCACGAACAACCTCGATCCCCCGTCACGGGAGGCGATCGGGCGGGCCCTGGCGTCGTGGCCCGGGACCATGGTCGTGGTCAGCCACGACCCCACCTTCGTCACCGAGCTCGGACCCGACCGGGTCCTGAGCATGCCCGACGGGACCGTCGACTACTGGAACGACGAGCTCCTCGAGCTGGTGTCGCTGGCCTAGCCGCGCCTACAGGGCGGCGACGGCGTCCTCGGGCGAGGGCACGGGCGCCACGATGCCGACCCGGTCGCGCCCGCGCCGGCGCAGCAGCCGGCGCCGGGTCCCGGTGAGCGACGGCAGGGCGACCAGCGCCGTCACGACCGTGGCCACCCCGCCGAGGCCGATGCCCACGCGCGGCCCGAATGCCGCGGAGACCCAGCCCACGATCGGGGACCCGATCGGAGTGCTGCCGAGGAAGGCGACGGCGTACAGCGCCATCACCCGGCCCCGCATGTCCGGGGGCGCGGTCAGCTGCAGGGTCGTGTTGGCGGTGGCGATGAACGTGATGCTGAACGCCCCCATCACCGCCAGGGCAGCCAGCTCGGCAGGCAGGTCGGGCATCAGCGCGCACAGCACGAGCAGCGACCCGAACGCCAGCGCCACCATTCCCAGGCGCCGGCCGGTCGGCCTGCTCCTCGACGCCGCCACCAGCCCGCCGATCACCGCCCCGGCCCCGAACACCGAGCTCATGGCGCTGTAGCCGCCGGCGCCACTGTGGAAGGTGAACCGGGCCAGGAGGGCCAGGGTCACGGTGAAGTTGTAGGCCAGGGTCCCGATCACCAGGACCATCAGCAGGGGCGTGCGCAACGCCGGGGTGGCCCGGACGTAGCGCAGCCCGGCCATGACCTGGCCCTTCCGCCGGGCCAGCCGCTCCCCCGGGAGAAGCTCGTCTCTCCTCATC
Protein-coding regions in this window:
- a CDS encoding MFS transporter encodes the protein MRRPGAFRRTFDALSVRNYRLYFWGQIVSVSGTWMQSLAQAWLVLKLTNSAVEVGTLPAIQFLPMLLAGPWGGLVADRMDKRRTLVGTQLASGVLALTLGLLTQTGAVRVWMIFVLAAGLGCVNAIDNPTRQTFVMEMVGPDRLTNAVTLNSVVMNAARITGPAIAGVLIYTVGIATCFLVNAASYLAVLAALMMMRRDELLPGERLARRKGQVMAGLRYVRATPALRTPLLMVLVIGTLAYNFTVTLALLARFTFHSGAGGYSAMSSVFGAGAVIGGLVAASRSRPTGRRLGMVALAFGSLLVLCALMPDLPAELAALAVMGAFSITFIATANTTLQLTAPPDMRGRVMALYAVAFLGSTPIGSPIVGWVSAAFGPRVGIGLGGVATVVTALVALPSLTGTRRRLLRRRGRDRVGIVAPVPSPEDAVAAL